The Longimicrobium sp. genome contains a region encoding:
- a CDS encoding DUF4184 family protein, which translates to MPLTVSHPAAAWLVRRVAPRLPLDALVLGTMAPDFEYILRLRVYGRFGHTPLGLFLFCLPVGLVACAVFRALVRPTAMRHLPGGLRSPAPRHGWLASAVAVLAGAVTHVLWDSVTHGSADLAVDSPLLREMVAGVPVYHVLQHVSTLVGAVVIAFWVRAWVRSHPAEARRYAPGERKAALRVAGAMVAFAALTAMLNGARRLHAGPVVALGYAAVGGMAGLAVAAVAYGAATRRDDAAG; encoded by the coding sequence TTGCCGCTGACCGTTTCGCATCCCGCGGCCGCGTGGCTGGTGAGGCGTGTGGCGCCGCGGCTGCCGCTGGACGCGCTGGTGCTGGGTACGATGGCGCCGGACTTCGAATACATCCTGAGATTGCGGGTGTACGGCCGCTTCGGGCACACGCCGCTCGGCCTCTTCCTGTTCTGCCTTCCGGTCGGCCTGGTGGCGTGCGCCGTGTTCCGCGCGCTGGTGCGCCCCACGGCCATGCGGCACCTCCCCGGGGGACTGCGCTCGCCCGCGCCGCGCCATGGATGGCTCGCGTCGGCCGTGGCGGTGCTGGCGGGTGCGGTGACGCACGTGCTGTGGGACTCCGTCACGCACGGAAGCGCGGACCTGGCCGTCGATTCGCCGCTGCTGCGCGAGATGGTGGCGGGCGTGCCCGTATATCACGTGCTGCAGCACGTTTCCACGCTGGTGGGCGCGGTAGTGATCGCGTTCTGGGTGCGCGCGTGGGTGCGAAGCCACCCCGCCGAGGCGCGGCGGTATGCTCCGGGCGAGCGGAAAGCGGCGCTGCGTGTGGCCGGCGCGATGGTGGCGTTCGCCGCGCTCACCGCGATGCTGAACGGTGCGCGCCGCCTGCACGCCGGCCCCGTGGTGGCGCTGGGGTACGCGGCGGTGGGCGGAATGGCGGGGCTCGCCGTGGCGGCGGTGGCCTATGGCGCGGCCACCCGGCGGGATGATGCTGCCGGGTGA
- a CDS encoding acetyl-CoA carboxylase biotin carboxyl carrier protein subunit: MRYFVTIGDRTLEVDLTGATPMVDGTPVHAQLAHLPGTPVRSLIAGGRSHTLTAHAGDRKGRWQITMGGRRFAADAVDERTRAIREMTGATEDEASKEIVAPMPGMVVKIEVEVGQAVKAGQGVIIVEAMKMENELKAPADGVVAKIAVQERQTVDKGATLIVLE; the protein is encoded by the coding sequence ATGCGCTACTTCGTGACGATCGGCGACCGCACGCTGGAGGTGGACCTCACCGGCGCGACGCCCATGGTGGACGGTACTCCCGTGCACGCGCAGCTCGCGCACCTCCCCGGCACCCCCGTGCGCAGCCTGATCGCGGGCGGGCGCTCGCACACCCTCACCGCGCACGCCGGCGACCGCAAGGGGCGCTGGCAGATCACGATGGGCGGCCGACGCTTCGCCGCCGACGCCGTGGACGAGCGCACCCGCGCCATCCGCGAGATGACCGGCGCGACCGAGGACGAGGCGAGCAAGGAGATCGTGGCGCCGATGCCCGGCATGGTGGTCAAGATCGAGGTGGAGGTGGGGCAGGCGGTCAAGGCGGGGCAGGGCGTCATCATCGTGGAAGCGATGAAGATGGAGAACGAGCTCAAGGCGCCCGCGGACGGTGTCGTCGCCAAGATCGCGGTGCAGGAGCGGCAGACGGTGGACAAAGGCGCCACGCTGATCGTCCTCGAATAG
- a CDS encoding class I SAM-dependent RNA methyltransferase, giving the protein MEEPRGLETGLKGPRARRPVARREPPRPVRVRIDSIAGGGEGVGRLPDGRVVFVHRTAPGDLAEVALTEKRDRWARGRLLRVLEPSPERRDAPCPHYARCGGCTLEHMPYDAQLRAKARIVADALTRIGGVPTEPPEVVPSPREFRYRNRVSFALRRRENGRVEAGFHGLGEPDEVVDIEGSCLLPEEPIARVWDAIRANWGPDARLLPSGERLRLTLRATASGEVSLLVEGGFTPGRPDELMERVPGLVAVWHRPREASPELIAGSPGLPETWGDETVELSGTAFLQVNREAAALLEAHVLERAGDVAGLRVVDAYCGVGLHARRFARDGAHVVGIELDPQAVEAAIAAAPPGAEFVEGPVEELIRQHLPADLVILNPPRAGIAAEVADALVAARAERILYVSCNPATLARDLKRLSSAYTLVRIRSFDLFPQTAHVESVAELRSNADPS; this is encoded by the coding sequence GTGGAAGAGCCGCGCGGGCTGGAGACGGGGTTGAAGGGTCCGCGGGCGAGGCGGCCGGTCGCGCGCCGCGAGCCGCCGCGGCCGGTGCGGGTGCGCATCGACTCCATCGCGGGGGGCGGGGAAGGGGTGGGGCGGCTCCCGGACGGGCGCGTCGTCTTCGTGCACCGCACCGCCCCCGGCGACCTGGCCGAGGTCGCGCTGACCGAGAAGCGCGACCGTTGGGCGCGCGGCCGCCTTCTGCGCGTGCTGGAACCGTCGCCCGAGCGGCGGGATGCGCCGTGCCCGCACTACGCGCGCTGCGGCGGGTGCACGCTGGAGCACATGCCGTACGATGCGCAGCTCCGCGCCAAGGCCCGCATCGTCGCGGACGCCCTCACGCGCATCGGCGGGGTGCCGACGGAGCCGCCCGAGGTGGTGCCCTCGCCGCGCGAGTTCCGCTACCGCAATCGCGTCTCCTTCGCCCTGCGGCGGCGGGAGAACGGGCGGGTGGAGGCCGGCTTCCACGGCCTGGGCGAGCCGGACGAGGTGGTGGACATCGAGGGCTCGTGCCTCCTCCCCGAGGAGCCGATCGCCCGTGTGTGGGACGCCATCCGCGCCAACTGGGGCCCCGACGCGCGACTCCTTCCCTCCGGCGAGCGGCTGCGGCTCACGCTGCGCGCGACGGCGAGCGGTGAGGTGTCGCTGCTGGTGGAGGGCGGCTTCACCCCCGGCCGGCCCGACGAGCTGATGGAGCGCGTCCCCGGCCTGGTCGCCGTCTGGCACCGGCCGCGCGAGGCGTCGCCGGAGCTGATCGCGGGCTCGCCGGGGCTGCCGGAGACGTGGGGCGACGAGACGGTGGAGCTGAGCGGCACCGCCTTCCTGCAGGTGAACCGCGAGGCCGCCGCGCTGCTGGAGGCGCACGTCCTGGAGCGCGCGGGCGACGTCGCGGGGCTGCGCGTGGTGGATGCGTACTGCGGCGTGGGCCTCCACGCCCGCCGCTTCGCACGGGACGGCGCCCATGTAGTCGGCATCGAACTGGACCCACAGGCGGTGGAGGCGGCGATCGCGGCCGCCCCGCCCGGCGCCGAGTTCGTGGAGGGGCCTGTCGAGGAGCTGATCCGCCAGCACCTCCCCGCCGATCTCGTCATCCTGAACCCGCCCCGCGCCGGCATCGCGGCGGAGGTGGCGGATGCGCTCGTGGCGGCGCGTGCGGAGCGCATCCTCTACGTCTCGTGCAACCCGGCGACGCTGGCGCGCGACCTGAAGAGGCTGTCGTCCGCGTACACGCTGGTGAGGATCCGCTCCTTCGACCTTTTTCCGCAGACCGCGCACGTGGAGAGCGTGGCGGAGCTGCGGTCCAACGCTGACCCGAGCTGA
- the accC gene encoding acetyl-CoA carboxylase biotin carboxylase subunit: protein MFKKILVANRGEIALRVIRAAHELGIEAVAVYSEADRLAPHVLAADEAYLIGPPPSAQSYLRADVLIEVAKACGAEAIHPGYGFLSERAPFIQAVRDAGLVFIGPSPEAVTAMGDKTAARSRMIDAGVPVVPGTKEALRDAAEARTVAGEIGYPVLLKAAAGGGGKGMRIVASEDEIERAFEAAGNEAQSAFGDRSVYVEKYLEGPRHIEIQLLADRHGNTLHLGERECSIQRRHQKLIEEAPSAVLTPDERRAMGEMAVAAARAVSYEGAGTVECLYQNGEFYFLEMNTRIQVEHPVTELVTGVDLVQWQIRVAAGEALPFTQDDITWNGHAIECRITSEDPANNFLPSTGRIGNLTLPSGPGVRWDGGIATGVEVGLFYDPMLAKLIVHAPTRIEAIDRMKRALLELRLEGVDTSVPFHLRVMDEADFRAGRLDIKYLEKHEAELLGESTDEELIRAAALAAALLEEERRNQRSVPRPQGSTSTGGGSAWKSRAGWRRG from the coding sequence GTGTTCAAGAAGATCCTGGTAGCCAACCGCGGTGAGATCGCACTGCGCGTGATCCGCGCCGCGCACGAGCTGGGCATCGAGGCCGTGGCGGTCTACTCCGAGGCAGACCGCCTGGCCCCCCACGTGCTCGCCGCCGACGAGGCGTACCTGATCGGCCCGCCGCCCTCCGCGCAGAGCTACCTGCGCGCGGACGTGCTGATCGAGGTGGCGAAGGCGTGCGGCGCCGAGGCGATCCACCCCGGCTACGGCTTCCTCAGCGAGCGCGCCCCGTTCATCCAGGCGGTGCGCGACGCGGGGCTCGTCTTCATCGGCCCCTCGCCCGAGGCGGTCACCGCGATGGGCGACAAGACGGCGGCGCGTTCGCGGATGATCGACGCCGGCGTCCCCGTCGTGCCCGGCACCAAAGAGGCGCTGCGCGACGCGGCGGAGGCGCGCACGGTGGCGGGGGAGATCGGCTATCCGGTGCTCCTCAAGGCGGCGGCGGGTGGAGGCGGGAAGGGGATGCGCATCGTGGCCAGCGAGGACGAGATCGAGCGCGCCTTCGAGGCCGCCGGCAACGAGGCGCAGTCCGCGTTCGGCGACCGCTCCGTGTACGTGGAGAAGTACCTGGAGGGGCCGCGCCACATCGAGATCCAGCTCCTGGCCGACCGCCACGGCAACACGCTGCACCTGGGCGAGCGCGAGTGCTCCATCCAGCGCCGCCACCAGAAGCTGATCGAGGAAGCCCCCAGCGCCGTCCTCACGCCGGACGAGCGCCGCGCGATGGGGGAGATGGCCGTCGCGGCGGCGCGCGCGGTGAGCTACGAGGGCGCCGGCACGGTGGAGTGCCTCTACCAGAACGGCGAGTTCTACTTCCTTGAGATGAACACGCGCATCCAGGTGGAGCACCCCGTAACCGAGCTGGTGACGGGGGTGGACCTGGTGCAGTGGCAGATCCGCGTGGCGGCGGGCGAGGCGCTCCCCTTCACCCAGGACGACATCACCTGGAACGGGCACGCCATCGAGTGCCGCATCACCTCCGAGGACCCCGCCAACAACTTCCTGCCATCGACGGGCCGCATCGGGAACCTGACGCTCCCCTCCGGGCCGGGCGTGCGCTGGGACGGCGGCATCGCGACGGGGGTGGAGGTGGGGCTCTTCTACGATCCCATGCTCGCCAAGCTGATCGTCCACGCGCCCACCCGCATCGAGGCGATCGACCGGATGAAGCGGGCGCTGCTGGAGTTGCGGCTGGAGGGCGTGGACACCAGCGTCCCCTTCCACCTGCGCGTGATGGACGAGGCGGACTTCCGCGCCGGCCGTCTCGACATCAAGTACCTGGAGAAGCACGAGGCCGAGCTGCTGGGCGAGAGCACGGACGAGGAGCTGATCCGCGCCGCCGCTCTCGCCGCCGCGCTGCTGGAGGAGGAGCGCCGCAATCAGCGCTCGGTTCCGCGCCCACAGGGGTCCACCTCCACGGGCGGCGGGAGTGCGTGGAAGAGCCGCGCGGGCTGGAGACGGGGTTGA